A region of Streptomyces paludis DNA encodes the following proteins:
- a CDS encoding Tat pathway signal sequence domain protein has protein sequence MGARRTALTAAGLTAVAALLATGTASATVAATGSADAANNVLTYGSAGGDAVAIGDVLTASLVSGTTVAIRTTSGGSTGITCTASQFTASVATNPAAPGTATESVTAHTFSGCTSNILGTTGVQSITLQNLPHVAAATSAGALTLTAGTSGAIQTTVVLNTILGVTTCGYTSTGLNGTTSNTGNTITFTNQLFTRVSGPITCPASSYFSAVYGPVRDTSQSGSPAVFVN, from the coding sequence ATGGGTGCACGACGTACCGCCCTCACCGCCGCCGGCCTCACCGCCGTCGCCGCGCTTCTCGCCACCGGCACCGCCTCCGCCACCGTCGCCGCCACCGGCTCGGCCGACGCCGCGAACAACGTCCTCACCTACGGCAGCGCCGGCGGCGACGCCGTGGCGATCGGTGATGTGCTCACCGCCTCGCTGGTATCCGGTACGACCGTCGCGATCCGCACCACCTCCGGCGGCTCCACCGGAATCACCTGCACCGCCTCGCAGTTCACCGCCAGTGTCGCGACCAATCCGGCCGCCCCCGGCACCGCCACCGAATCGGTCACGGCCCACACCTTCTCCGGCTGCACGAGCAACATCCTGGGCACCACCGGCGTCCAGAGCATCACCCTTCAGAACCTGCCGCATGTCGCGGCGGCCACCTCCGCCGGTGCGCTCACCCTCACCGCCGGAACCTCCGGTGCCATCCAGACCACGGTCGTGCTCAACACCATCCTCGGTGTGACGACCTGCGGCTACACCAGCACCGGGCTCAACGGGACCACCTCCAACACGGGTAACACGATCACCTTCACCAACCAGCTCTTCACCCGGGTGTCGGGGCCCATCACCTGCCCCGCCTCCAGCTACTTCTCCGCCGTCTACGGGCCGGTGCGGGACACCAGCCAGTCCGGCAGCCCCGCCGTGTTCGTCAACTGA